The DNA region aaacacAGGATAACCAAAGCAGCGGTGAGAAACACAGGATAACCAGAGTGTGTGCTCTCAGTAAGGATGCTGGAGGTACGGGAACGGTGCTGAAGGTGAGGTGACCCCTGTCTGTCCCATGGGGAGCTTAGGGCCCCCAGCCCCTGTGCTGTCAGAGCCCAGCTGGGAGCAGTGGtcagagcagcagggaaaggagggaagagccAGAGGATGCTCTGGCACTCAGGGAGCGGGGGGCCCCTGGGGACCCATCACAGCCCGACCTCAAGTCCCTGGTAGACAGAGCAGCGGGGCCAGACCGAACAGTCCCTGTCCCAGTGACATGGGGCAGGGATTCCCAGCCAGCTCACAGTGGGGCCAGTGGGGACACAGCCGCGGTGCTGCTGGGAACTACGAGGCGTGAGTCAGCCTGCCGGGAAATCCCGCTGCAGCCAGGGACCCCCGGGAGGGCACAGCCAGAGGGGCCCTTACCCGTCTCCATCAGGGGCTCCTTCTGCTCCATCATGTGGGAGCCAAAATTGAAGTCGTCGTACTCAATCCCATCCAGGCACTGGGTGACGGGAAGGAAGATGAGTGTGATGAGTGTGTTGGGGCTGGAACCCCCAACCGCCCTGGGAGGCAGGCAGAGTCCCCATCTCCCACCCTGGGGGAGCAGTCTGGCACAGACCCCCATTACCCACCTTGGGGGGGGCAGGCACAAATCACCCGTCCCTCCTGGGGAAAGGGGGTGGGCAGGTGTGGACCCCTCATTGCCCACCCCTGGGGGCACCTGCAGACCCCTTTTGCCCACCCTGGGGGCAGACACAGAccacccacctcccaccccagtgGCACCTGCAGACCCCCCACTGCCCACCCTGGGGGTGGACACAGACCCCCATCTCCCGCCCCGGGGGCACCCGTGGACCCACATCTCCCACCCCACCCGTGGGTCAGgcactgcccccagcccagccccggggccggggccaggcagaGACTCCCCcccggggccgagccgagccgagccgagccgcacTCACGGGCTGGAACTGCTCGTCCATGTCtgcgcggggccggccgccggccTGCGGGGAGAGCGCGGGGGTGAGCGGGGACCGGCGGCGGCAGGAAGGCACCGCCGCTCCGGAAAGTCCCTAGAAACCCCGCCGAGCCGGGAAATGACGGGACCACGCgtcaccgccccgccccgcaccgccgcggcccggggctcggctcggctcggctcggcccggcccggggctcggctcggctcggctcggcccggcccggggctcggctcggcgcggcacGGCCCGGGGCCCGGCACGGCTCGGAGCGGGGCTTGGCTCGGCACGGCCCGGGGCACGGCTGCCCGTGCgcccgccggcggctcccccggcccgggggcggtgggacgggccgggccggctcctCGCCGCCTGGGAGTTTTGGGCTTCGGGCTCCGGGCGGGCTGGAAATCCcggcggctgcccgcccgcctcccccggccgctCTCGCTTGGGCGCTGCCTGGCACCCCGGGAGCGCCCGAAGGTCCCGAGTTTCCCCCCGGGAGCACAGAGGGGTTTGCCCCCGCTGCTCCCAGCCGCCTGCCCCGCTTCGGGCGCCAGTCCCCGTTGAGCAGCCATCGCGCCCTTTCCCGACAagacctgcagctgcagcatggcTGAAAACACCTGGACCGTGCCATAAAACCCAGCGGCAGCCCCTGAGGCCTCCCAGGTTCCCACCCCGCATCATCTCACCTTGATGATGCACGTCCCGCACAGGGACGTCTCCTCCAAGCCCCCCTGGACCCAAAGCGCTGCCCCAGAGCCTGCTGTCTCCCCCCCGGCCAGGGGAAGCTCTCCAGGACTCTGCAGACCGAAGCAGGCGCATGGCACCCCCTCACCAGGCACCCAAAGGAGTGCTTTCCCGCTCCCCCAGTTTCCACTTACACTGCAGCCCCTGCATCCTTCCTGCGGAGGTGGCCTGAAAGAGGCGCTTGCCATCCGTGTTCCCATTCCCTCTTTCCCGCTAAGAAGAATCTGGTTTCAAAGCGGGACcggcagccccagagctgccctgtgGGAGCATCTCCCGCCACCCTGGCACCCAGTGCCGCATGCTCCCCGTCGACCCCAGCAAGGCGCTGCCAGCAGTAGGGCCCCTTCCCCGCCACCCACAGTGCTCATGCCCTCCTACTCACCGGGGAGGAAGAGGCTGGTCTCAGCAACCCGTCCAGCCCCAGCATTGCTGCGGGGACTGGCGGCTACTGCAGCCAGGGGTCCTGCTGGGGTCAAGGTCTGCCTGACCACGGGAAACCACCGGAGACTTCTAGCAAAGGGTCAGGATCAGAGCAGAGCCTCCAGGCACGCTCTCTTGCTCCACATTTCTTCTCCTCGCtaagcaatggaaagaaaaaaaagaaaaaaaaaacccatatctGACTCCGTGGTGCCCTCATACCATGAATTTCTGAATCAGTGGTTGCTGCAGGTCCCGCTCAGGGGATTTTGGGTGtgtgggagaagaggggaaggaagggggtttGTTCAACCCGTGCGTGACTCATATtcttcagaagctgaaaagagcCTTTTCAAGGAGATTTTCCAGCCACTCAAGTCCTCCAAAGGGGCTGCCCTGTGGCCCCAGGCCTGAGGTTTTCCCCGGCTGGCCTGCCACCTGAGCCCAGCtgagctccagcagcccctgcccagcctgcctgcaggatGCAGCCAGGCAGTGGTGCAGCCCGGGACATGGGGTCTGAGGGACCTGCAGGTGCAGCGGAAGGTGCAAGGAGGGTGAAGGTGGAGATCGAGTGAAGCAAAGCGGGACCTTCCTCTTGCCATTCTTCAGGGGCTTCCGAAAGCCTGGGAGCATGGACACAACCCCCACTGGCCTGTGGGAAGCAGCACGCACTGCCTGCTGTCGGGATCCCACCGGACATCCCGCCTGAGCAGCCTCAGCCTGCCACCGCCAGCCAGCCACCTCATCTGCTGGCACAGATTTCCCAGAAAGGTGAAGAAGGGGACAAACAACCTTCCTCAGTGTGCTGGGAACAGCCACCCCGAGCCCTACCCACTGAGCCTTGCTGGGGGAGCCCAGGCCCGAAGATGCTGGAGAAGAACAGACTGTGCCTCTTGAACAGAACAGCTTCCCTCCTCCAGTGCCATCAGCCCCATCCCCTCTAGAGGGGTTTTCACAGCTCACTCATTGCTGCCCCGGACACTTCCACTTGTTGCAGCAAACAGCATGACTAAGGAACATCATGGGGTCATGCCTGCGTCCCCCCAGCCTGCGCAGCTCTGGCTCACTCAGGAGGTTGCTGGCCATATGCCTGCACACTTGCACAGTGCGTGTTAGAGGAAGCCCATCTTGCTCGTCGAGCAGAGCTGGAGCGTTGTCGCCTGCTTCCTTGTTCCTGGAAAAGCAACCTCAGGCAACCTCAGACCCCCTCTCGACCTAAGTCCTGCCTCCTGTGCCGAGCAGCCATGCCCTTCAGGCCCCCAGGCCCCTGGTTTTCCCCTAGAAGCGTAGCACACTCGGCTTTTATCCCCCACACATCCCAGAAGGGGACCCATCCCCCCCTCCTGCCATCAGCAGCATCCCCTGCTCCGTGGTACCCAGCGCATCTGGCCTGGACCCTGGGCTTGCACACACACTGCAGCCCCGCTTTGCTGGGCTAATTCCTCCCTATCTTCTGACCTTCCTAGGGCTCAGGAAGGATTCTCCAGGCATTGCTGGGAATGGGGGGAAAGAGCAGCAACCCAACTGCGATGCACTGCCCAGAgcagccagcaccctgccccagaGCGCAGCACTGCCACAGCACCCTTGCCGGATGGCACAGCCTCCCTGTGCCAGCCAGACTGCTTCAATTAAGGGCCAGCCACCAGCAAGCGGCACGAGTTAAAGCCATTCTTCCACGCCTGCAGCTCCTTGAACGTGACCTAGTAATGCAGgtgctattttctttcctcccatgACAGCCAGCTGACTTGCAGAGCTGATGGCCTGCGGGCAGGAGGGAAACGTCCGTCTGTCTATCTGCGGTAGGAGTGCTTAGCAGCCATGGGAAAGGGTGCTCCAGAAACACACGAGCGCGGCTCTGCTCCGAACTGCCCTGGTGTACAGCTGACATGTTCCAGCCACCCAGCTGACTGCTCCTCTAACATACTATTCCCTCTGCATTTTGGTTCCCCTGGGGCCTGCTAATGCCTGCAAATGATGGGCCTAAATACCTGACCTTGCTTTCTGCACAAATCCTGTGCTCTGCTCCATCCCAGGAGTCTCAACAGCTGCTGGCAAGGGTCTGGCAAGAGGCTGCCGAGTTCCTCTCACACAGCGTTCACAGGGACTTTGTTCTGAGACCCTTCCTGGAAACCGAGTCCTTGACCTGCAAGCGTGGCAGAGAGAAATCCCCTCTCCCTGAAAGCTGTCCAAGCCTTCCCCTCCTTAACAGCCTGCCCTCGAGCACCGAAGCCATTTGTATCTCTCTGCATAAAATGCCTTTACTCCCATCGTGGCTATCAAGTTGGTTTTGGCAAACCCCAGCCACCCACTGATCTTCTGGTTTTCTCCTCTAGGGCCTCTAAatcagctgctttgctgttgtGTTATGAACCATCGGCTCCAGTTGTATATCTGTGCGCCCTCAAAAAACCCCTCTCAGCGCCAGCCAGCCGTTTGCCGTCTCTCACTCTCCCTGGTTTCCACTCTGCCCGCGGTATCACTACCACGTCGGTGTTCACGGCTCCTTTTGGGGTAGAGCTAGCTGGGCCTGCGGGCGCCGATCTCTTCCCCTCGGGGCAGGCAGCAAGCCAGCCCTGCTCACCGCGCAGGCAGGGATCAGCGCGGGGCGGGAGAGCCGCAGGATGGGGCAGCATTCACCAGCAACACGgaaacaggaaaataagcaaCTTCCCCACTGGCAGGGAAACGGGTGTCAGCACCCGCGCTGGGACTTGCTTTCTCCTCGCCACGCCAAGACAGGAGATCCCTCTCCAGCCTGCATCTTCGcagcacctcctctcccagctACCCCGGAGCCGGCCGAGGGGCAGCCAGGGACTGCTGCGGCTGCCATGGCGAGTGGGAGGCCAGGAGCTGCCGAGGGCTGGCCGCTGCAGACCCCTCCGCAGGGACGGGCAGCCCTGGCACTGAAACTTTAAACCTCTCGACCAGTTCAGCTCCCTTTCCACTGGGAATCGGGACACATCTGCACCCGTCGCCCCGGCGTGCACATGGCGAGAGCGGAGCAGCTCCGCTCAGCCCGGGCAGAGCGCGGGAGGCTGCTCGGCACGACGGGCACCCCCTCGGGCGCatccccgcgggccggggccgggcacaCGGGCGCTTTCGGCCGAGATGCTCTCTCTCCCCGCTGATGCAAGCAGCCCGGCGCGCTGCCCGGCAGGCACACGGCTCCGCCGCGCTCACCCCGGCTccggggcaccggcacccccggGCGGCGGCCCCCACCCCTGGGCTGCCCCCGGCCCAGCAGCCTgcccccggggcggcccggccccgcggagccagcgcccggcgcggcccccaccgccccggccgcTTACCTCCAGCCCCCGTCCCAGCGCGGCCGCCTCGCCCCGGCTGCGGCCCCGGGAAAGTCCCGGCCCGGCTCCGCCTCCCGGGGCTTCCCGGGcccggctccgccccgccccggcggggacagcggcgggggggggggggcgggggacccCCCGACGGGACGGGACGTGCCTCCCCAGGCCGCTGCGTGCCGGGTGAAACCGCTTGGTTCTGCCAGCCCGACACTCGGGACAGGGAACCGAGCCGCGGGCTCACGGCTGTCCCCCGAGACCGCAGGACCCTCCGTCCCCCATCCCTTTGGACCCTGGCCCCAAAGCCGGTCCTACCCCAGTCCTGCGCAGCGGGGAAGGACGGTCTGCCTTGCCCTTGGCTgattttcacttttattattgTAAATTCACTGttctctctttatatatatatttttaaacatatattagATATAAAAGTCAGAAATGCTCCTCTTCAAACTACATATACTGGTGGATTTATAGGCCGATTTTGAAAAGGTGGGCAAATCAGGAAGCCCAACCTGATCAATGCGCACAGCAGCAGTAGATGCCCCGCTCCAGGGACAAGggagaatttttttatatatatatatatatatatatatatgtatatatatatatgtagatctatatacacacacacgcacgcacacattCATCCCTCTCTacaccccagccccctgcccaggaCGCCCCAGGCTGGGGCTCAGCCCGAGGGGTCTGGGGCTGAGTGGGACAGGCTCTCACCAGGCAGGCGCTGGCCAGGCTGAGCGCTGGGGAAGGCACCGGAGGACGGATTTGGGAGTCCCAGCAGAACGGGATGCGGGCTTCCTCTGTTCCTACAGAAGTGCTTCCCCTTTCTGTGCCTGTGCTCCCCGTGtgggagggctggcagcagcccacCCCCCGGCTGGGAGACCAGGGCTGGGGCGTGCAGGCTCCCCGGTGGGACAGCTTAGGTTGGCAGCGCTATGGAGGGGAAATccgctgctctgcaggcactgtGCTTGCAGGACATCCCCGGTGTGACAGTAAACGCAGAGGACCTAGCTGACCACCAGGGAGCATGGGAATGCCATGGCCCAGGAGGTGAAAACTGCCTCAGCAattctcctccaggctgagaaAATGTGGGAAAGTCATCGGCTGGAGGCACGGAAGGCCCTGAGCAGcgacagccctggctgggagggCCAGCGCCGTCCAACTGGGGCTGCTGGTGTCATCCTGCAGCAGTGCAAGGCACCACCCCCAcccgggcaggcagggggagACCCCCCGCTGCCGTCCCCACTGGGGGTGCAGACAGACCGGCACTGCCGTCACCTCccaaggaagggaaaaggcattCTGGGTTTTTGGCTCCTCTGACAGTCACAGCGGCCAGCTGGAAGGCTTGCTCTGCTGAACTCTACCCCCATGGCTGTGGAGGAGGGAGGATTGGcgatccccccctccccagcacaccaGGCTTGCGTGGTGAAGGGAGGGTGAGCTCCCTGTTCCCCCACGTCCCCTACAGAAGGGGGCCTCTGTATGATTGCCTCCAACAACCCCCGAGTCAGACAGGGCATCCCCAGAGGCTCAGGGGCAGATCCCAGCTCTGCCGATAGCAGCACCAGGCTggcatccccccaccccagcagtgACCCCAAACcctgtgggcagggagggggcagctccTGCAGGGGACAGTGGCTGCCGGAGGAGCCCCGGCCGcagctcccaccaggaggggagGGCACCGCACGcccacgtgtgcacacacacgcacacacgcaccccAAGGCAGCCAGGGTCTCGGAGACATTCAAGGTGGGGGAGTCACCAGTAGAGCCTGATTTGGGGGTCCCCACCGTGAGCCTGCCTCCCGTGGGGGTCAGGCCATAGCCAGGCCCTCCGTGTGGCTGTGGATGTGGGCTGTGCTGGACACGCCGCTCTCGCCTTTGTAACTTTTGGGGGCTCGGCTGGCTTTCAGCAGGACCAGGAAGGTGTCTGTGGAGATTGCCCCAAACTCAAAGGTGAAGGTGCCATAGAAGACCAGGACATCGATGATGAACATCCACTCACACAGGGCGGCCACGTGCTGCAGTACAAAGCTCTCCTGGATGAAGAACACACCACCTGAGGGCATCCCTGTCAAGGAAAGCACTGTTGGACCCCAACCACCCCATGGAGGACCACGTCCCACTGCCACTGCACGCTGGGGGGGCCATGAGCAGCCCCCCTCCACAGGAAACACACCACCACCCCTAAAACCAAGAAACCCCACATGCTTCCCCCAGCACTGGGAGGgcctcggcacgggtgaggcggTGGCACGTGTGCCCAAACCAGCCTCAGTAAATCACGGGACTGTGCCAAGCAGGGATTTTCTGaagaggctggggcagggggaactCGGGCTGCAGCCCTCAGGCAAGCCGGCTGCCTcaccctccccacacccctcACCTCTTCCTTAAACCAGGCTGAtgctccccatcctcccacaGGATGCAGTCAAAGTCGATAAACTCATCAGCCCTCCATTCCCTTGGTAAGGGGGTTtgggctgctgcatcccagccctgcagcacctcctgtcCCTCGGTGCTGCCGGCTGGCTCACCCCAAAGGGAGGgcctgctccctctcctccagGTCCTAGCACTGCCAGAGCTTCTTTATGCTTCTCTCATCCCCACTGGGGATCTCTAGGGAAACCTACTGCCAGAGCCACCACGGGTGAGGGGAGAAGGCAGGTACATCCCCCAGCCCTCCAGGTGAAGCCTCTGGCAGTACCCTGCCTTCTGCCAGTGAGACCAAGATCTGGGAGAGCCGGAGAGGCAGGGACCTGACCTCCGCAGGGTAGACAGAGCCCTCTGTTCACTCCCCGCATCCCACCAGGAGAGGTCCCAGCCCTTTCCCCACACCGTCCCCACCACAGCTCGCTGCTTTCACACTTCCAGTCCCCAGTGCTTACAGAGCAGCATGGCCACAGCAGATGGGCACCAGTCCTGTCTCCCTTGTCCTTAcatgccctgcctgtccctcccagctggcacagccccacggcactcctgcccttcccagctccctgcctgcttcctGGCCCGCCTGCTTGCTGTAGTGACAGAGTGGGGCCCTCTGGCACATCCCAGGCCCGCCAGCACCCCCCAGGCTCCTCTTGCGCTGCTCGCCCCAGCCAGACCCCAGCCAGCCTCTTTGGGACCCATGGCTACCAcatgctttttccccttcctgcccaaTAATCACCACCTTGTTTCCCAATTTATCCCTAGTACCTAAGCCCCTGGCTCCCTGGCCACACACTTGGGACCATTCTTCCAGCCCCGCTCCACCTACTGCCatgccctccctccccggcaCGGTGTTTGCAGACCCCAGTGCCTGCTCACCGAGCCCTCCCCTGTCCCACGGGCAGGTCGGCCAGCGGGTGCCAGTGAGCCCcggctggcagaggagctgccacGTGCCCGCCTGGCACCCGCACAGAGCGCTTTTGTACTCAGCCTCGGCCGTACAGGTAACTCAGATGGACTTTGCATTGCCGAGGGCTCAACATACCtttgtctcattaaaaaaaaaccccattaactGGCCCTTCCACTCTACAAGGTGTGGGGCTGGAGCCTGCAGCGGTGGCTGGGCCGGGCTGCAGCAGCCCGAGCAGGGCTGGTTTGGGGCACCCCAGCGCCCTGAGAGATGCCCACCAgcatcccttcccctcctcggCCCCTCCACAGCCCCGAtactgctgctcctccagcctacACCTGCAGCGAGCTGCCCGccctcagccccctgcccagcccctctcctggcaCCGTGCCTTGCTGCCAGACCAAAGAATGGAGGATGTGGGGTGCGTACCCCCCACGAGGACCACCTGTCACCAGCCCATCCCGGATCTCCTCCCCACACCCTTCAGAAGGATACTGAACACGAGGGTGAGGAAAGCCACAGCGGCGAGGATGCTACGCAAGTGGCCGGTCCAGTACTGCCCGCGGGTTTTAGCCATGCGGTAGGTGAGGATGGACTGCAGGAGCAGGAACAGCATGCTGGTGGGAAAGGCCACTCCCGCCCCGATGTAGTGCAGCACCTTGGCGTGATCCACCTGCAGGGGAGAGACTGTCGGTGCCGGCACCCCAGGACGCTCCCCCGGCACGGCTCTGCTCCCGGGGGTGGGCTCATGtccaggcaggggtgcaggcagtgccaggagcGGGTCCAGGCAGCTCGCCCTGTGCCCAACTCCTGGCTGAAGAGCAGATTTGGACCCACCGTCTGCTGCTGGGATCTCAAAGCGCTTCTGCTTCTTTCATCCGTGGGGTAGTAGCTCCCGAGCCTCTTGGGCCAACAGCCCTGCTGTGCCCGGAGgcacggggcaggggctgccctccgGCCtgagcagcacctggggctgcctgcaccccctcccGGGGGTCACAGCCCTGCCTTCGGCAGAGCCGCTGAGCCACGGCCGGGGCACAACGGGGATCGGGGCCAGCAAAGCTTCTCCGGGGGGGTGGCGccggcagcagcctcctgccaagAAGCGACCGGCTGCCGCGGGCAGAGGGCCGGCAGCTGCCGGGAGGCCGGTGCCTGGCAGCGCAGGCGTGGGGCTGAGCGCCGCCATCTGCCGCCAAGCCCTGGGCTGCTCCGGACCCTGCGAGTGCAGGATCTGCCCAGGCAGTTTCCTGGCATCACTGCCCGAGCAGCAAACATCCACAGCGGGAGGGCATCGGCAGCTCGGCCGggtctcctctgcctgcctggcaccACCCTGCCCGCGCAGGGTCACGCGTCCGTGGAGGGGACAGACCACGCAGAGGGTCTCAGATAAGGGTTAAACCAGACCCGGCGGCTTAATCTGGACCCGAAACTCTGAGTGTACAAGCAAAGAGAAGTCCCAGCGCCTGGGGAAGCACAGCGCCTGGCAGAGGTGAAGGAGTGCACGGATTGGGGGGGCTGGACCAAAACAACCACCCCAAATCCTACACCGCCGAGTGCTGCCACTGCCCCGCTCCAGACAaggccccctcccgcccccctgCCCCTGGGGACCTCCCGAGGAGATGCCTTACCTGGAAGTTGCCGACCATGGTGAGGCCGGCGGCGCAGACCCAGCCggtggccagccccagggtgttGAGGAGGGACGGCCCGAGGCGCTCCAGGAGGTGGGCATAGCGGAGCAGCCCCACCAGGATGACTGCAGGAGGGAGACACAGCCCCATCGCACGACGATCCCCCAATCTGCCCTTGTTCCCTGCCGGGGGTGAGTGCCACAGGGCACCCCGCTCCCGGCCTCGCTCCCCCAGCAGCGGGCACTTACCCATGAAGGAGCCCAGGCTGCAAATGAGGCTGAAGAAGCAGCTCTCGGGAGGCAGGGTGCCACACTTGCTGTGGGGACAAGGCAAAGCCCGGGGAGCCCTCAggcggggggcactggggtgcgGCGCTTGCCCCCCTGCCCAGGACACGCTCCTGGGCTGCCCCAGGGGGGCTCTCAGAGCGGTTCTGACCCCCAGTTGGCCCTGCACTCCCATCCCACGGCTGCTCACCTGACAAGGGGGATGTGGTCCAGCGTGCAGCAGGAGCCGGGGCCATCCACGCCGCATGACTGGTTGTAATTCCTGCCGGGAGCAAAGGGACAGGGTAGGAGAGCCGAGCTGCTGCCCAGGaccctcctgcctcctgcccacagGCCCTGCAAGGGCAGCAGAGTTGCTCCCCAGCGAGCGCAGCCCCACTCCAGGGATGTGGCTGTACCGTGGGGACAAGCCCCCCCAAGGAGTGACCCACCGCCCAACAGGGTCCTCTGGGAGCATCATGCTTGGGTTTCCACAGCCTGTTCCCTGCCTGCTGGGTCTGCTGCCCACCCGGAGTCCTCTCCTGTGAGGGAGAGGCCgtggcggggcagggggctgcaggcacccaCTGGGTGCACGGGCCGGGGTGCTGGGCTCGGTGGGTTCTTGCAGCCTCATGCCCCAGGCGGGAGCGGGAGCACCTGTGTGCCAGCCCCATCACACACATCCCTGGGGTGGGAGCACGGGTGGAGCTGGGCACGCAGCCATTGACAGCTCCAGGCTTGCACAGGACGGACGGGAATGCTGAGCTGAGCGGGAAACGGCCCACATGGCCGCAAGCACCCCGGGGCAGTGCCACCCcacctgggagggagggagctgcctgaggagctgggaggaagCTGCCTGCGGGGGGACACGACAGGAGCAAGCCCGAggctgccctggggagcctggctcACTGGCAGGGCATCCCCCCGGGGGCCTGTTAGCAGCCCCCAGTGccgctgggctggggcagggctctgctgcccgcAACCACCGCAGAGCCCTGGAAGCGCCTCCTGCAGCCACAGATCCCACGCGCCCGGGCACCCAGGGACCCAGAGCTATTATCAGCCCGAGACACCTTCCTGTaccacagctgctgcctgcaaccATAACCAAATTCCCCCCTCCGGGGGTAGGTGCCCCCTCGCCCTCCCGGCTCTCCCGGGAGCTGGCACACAATTGCAGTGGGTTTTTGGGTGCCCCTTTGCTGCAGCATCACCCAAGCACCTGGCACCTCTGCCTGGCATGGCTGTGcggggtcccctccccaccccgcaggCAGGGAGCCCAAAGTCCTGTGCCCCAAAGGGCCCTCTcagacacccccagccccatggcggGGACGGGAGCTGTGGGggggccggcgctgccctgccctTGGCCCAGACTGACCATCAGCCATCTCCAGCCGCTCAGCAAGCACACGGTTAAAAAGGCCTTTTTGGAAAGGGCGGCGCTGGGCTCTGGTGTTTTTTCGGTCTCCTCCTTTACTGGTGGCTTTGTTTTCCGACTGCGAAACCCCAGCGAGGCGTGGAGCCCCACGGCCTCCTCAAGGGCTGCTCTTGGGGCCATGTTTGGTTTGGGACGGGTTTTTGTATTATTACTTTGTTTAAAGCGAGCAGCCCGAGGCCGGGAAGCATTATTCATCATTAAGGGCTGGCTGTGCGGCAAAGACAACCAGACACACACATTCTTCCCAGGGCAGAATCAGCCATCAGGCAGGAAATGGCagcgggtttttttttccccttctccttcaaacACTCCAGCAAGAATTAAACTAACATGGATTTTTCTGGGCAGATTTTTAAGGAGACACAACAAGCCAAAAACCCTGCAGAAGAAGTTACCAAGAGAgcaaacagggtttttttcccagtcctCGCCTCCCCACACCTCGTCCCCCATCCcgggtgctgcaggcagctcttgcGTGTGGGGTGGCCAGGCGCAGTGCGGCCGGTCCCGTCCCCCTGGCACTGCCAGATTTAGCCTCAAGCAAGCAAGCTTCAGCCTTTTCCATGGAGACACACGGCCCTCTGTAATTCCCTGACCGCTTATTTTCATACTTCCTCCATGCTGTGTTTTTTCAATGGCCTCCTTCTCCCCGCCTGGTTTGCAACAGGGCTGGACCGTTCACCCACCGGAGCAGCCGTAACCGCAGGCAAGCCTGggcgggggagggcgggcggcTTTCGATAGCCCTGCTCGGCCCTGGCAACCTCACCGCTTCGCAAATGCAGGGCCCAACCCTGCCAGCAGCTAATCCCCAAGAAGCTCTGCTCCCAAAAGCCACTCGCGGGGCCAGACAGGAGACACGTGCCCCGGGGCGACTGCGCCCCGTCACTGTCACCCCCGTACCTCCTAGGGGAGAAGGTGGCTCTGTGCCCCGCTCGATGCTCCCACCTCTCCCGCCGTCTCGGCCCCCTCCCTGGGCCAGCCTGGCCCCTGGCCCCCCTTTCAGCATGGTGACAGCGCAGGGGGCCTCGGCTTCCCAGTGctctggcacagcacggcaccGTTCAAGTGGGACAGGTCTGGAGGGGGACCCGACATTACCGGGGTCTTTAACTGAGCGGGTCCTTGGCAAAGGGTCCCCAACAGCCCCAGGCCTTACCAGTTGTGGACGGGGCAGATGTGGTTGTTGGAGAGCGCCATGGCGTACCTGGGGGAGAGACAACGACAGGGATTACCGCAGCCGCCTGCCTCCCTGCATCCCCGCTCCCGGCCGGCACCCAGGGTCAGCCCCAGGGACCAGCCATGGGAGCGGGGGGTACAGGCACTCACTGCCTGCCAGGGGCCAGCACTCGCCCTGCGGCACCTCCCGCTttacaaagcaggaa from Mycteria americana isolate JAX WOST 10 ecotype Jacksonville Zoo and Gardens chromosome 6, USCA_MyAme_1.0, whole genome shotgun sequence includes:
- the TMEM150A gene encoding transmembrane protein 150A isoform X3, whose amino-acid sequence is MPGPRMPAWGILPVTLPAFTITGMWIVNYNQSCGVDGPGSCCTLDHIPLVSKCGTLPPESCFFSLICSLGSFMVILVGLLRYAHLLERLGPSLLNTLGLATGWVCAAGLTMVGNFQVDHAKVLHYIGAGVAFPTSMLFLLLQSILTYRMAKTRGQYWTGHLRSILAAVAFLTLVFSGVFFIQESFVLQHVAALCEWMFIIDVLVFYGTFTFEFGAISTDTFLVLLKASRAPKSYKGESGVSSTAHIHSHTEGLAMA
- the TMEM150A gene encoding transmembrane protein 150A isoform X2, whose protein sequence is MPGPRMPAWGILPVTLPAFTITGMWIVYAMALSNNHICPVHNWNYNQSCGVDGPGSCCTLDHIPLVSKCGTLPPESCFFSLICSLGSFMVILVGLLRYAHLLERLGPSLLNTLGLATGWVCAAGLTMVGNFQVDHAKVLHYIGAGVAFPTSMLFLLLQSILTYRMAKTRGQYWTGHLRSILAAVAFLTLVFSGVFFIQESFVLQHVAALCEWMFIIDVLVFYGTFTFEFGAISTDTFLVLLKASRAPKSYKGESGVSSTAHIHSHTEGLAMA
- the TMEM150A gene encoding transmembrane protein 150A isoform X1, whose amino-acid sequence is MVLGAMPAAQVLPCQGCNQHVSTHPILAPDGTDGRARGHLALVLGADAVSPGYAMALSNNHICPVHNWNYNQSCGVDGPGSCCTLDHIPLVSKCGTLPPESCFFSLICSLGSFMVILVGLLRYAHLLERLGPSLLNTLGLATGWVCAAGLTMVGNFQVDHAKVLHYIGAGVAFPTSMLFLLLQSILTYRMAKTRGQYWTGHLRSILAAVAFLTLVFSGVFFIQESFVLQHVAALCEWMFIIDVLVFYGTFTFEFGAISTDTFLVLLKASRAPKSYKGESGVSSTAHIHSHTEGLAMA
- the TMEM150A gene encoding transmembrane protein 150A isoform X4 → MVLGAMPAAQVLPCQGCNQHVSTHPILAPDGTDGRARGHLALVLGADAVSPGYAMALSNNHICPVHNWNYNQSCGVDGPGSCCTLDHIPLVSKCGTLPPESCFFSLICSLGSFMVILVGLLRYAHLLERLGPSLLNTLGLATGWVCAAGLTMVGNFQVDHAKVLHYIGAGVAFPTSMLFLLLQSILTYRMAKTRGQYWTGHLRSILAAVAFLTLVFSILLKGVGRRSGMGW